The Clarias gariepinus isolate MV-2021 ecotype Netherlands chromosome 4, CGAR_prim_01v2, whole genome shotgun sequence genome window below encodes:
- the si:dkey-29h14.10 gene encoding uncharacterized protein si:dkey-29h14.10, producing MNGVTSNRSMTVISPDKLLQRELSNLSKRMPSCMVQQISDCLCRSRALTDYEVQVIHSKNTELQQAMCLLQTLLHKGRTACLLFFQCLKACNTSLFQTVTRGLVKVSDEAHHHVEKSLSEEPSGTVPLCVININNASLNNCIIGNNNSLCCLQSQTDVIIDGVEQTQRSHQQRETPDSREAPNVQVESSSVEFVIIGDNNYMNVESSLNSDEEETDNVPEDSEE from the exons ATGAACGGCGTCACTTCAAACCGCAGCATGACTGTAATATCTCCCG ATAAGCTACTTCAGCGTGAGCTGAGCAACCTGAGCAAACGCATGCCTTCCTGCATGGTGCAGCAGATTTCTGATTGCCTGTGTCGCTCACGTGCGCTCACTGACTACGAGGTGCAAGTGATCCATTCCAAGAACACAGAGCTTCAGCAAGCTATGTGTCTCCTGCAGACGCTCCTGCACAAGGGCCGCACGGCATGTCTGCTCTTCTTCCAGTGCCTGAAAGCATGCAACACCTCACTCTTTCAGACCGTCACCCGAGGCTTGG TGAAAGTTTCTGATGAGGCTCACCATCATGTGGAGAAATCTCTTTCAG AAGAGCCAAGTGGAACTGTTCCTTTATGTGTCATTAACATTAACAATGCCTCACTGAACAACTGTATCATCGGAAACAACAACAGCTTGTGCTGTCTACAATCTCAGACTGATGTCATTATCG ATGGAGTAGAGCAAACACAGAGAAGTCATCAGCAAAGGGAAACACCAGACTCCAGAGAGGCTCCTAATGTTCAGGTGGAGAGCTCAAGTGTTGAGTTTGTCATCATAGGGGACAACAACTACATGAATGTAGAGAGCAGTCTAAACTCGGATGAAGAGGAAACGGATAATGTACCAGAGGACTCGGAGGAGTAA